In Ursus arctos isolate Adak ecotype North America unplaced genomic scaffold, UrsArc2.0 scaffold_2, whole genome shotgun sequence, the genomic stretch CGAGCCACAATCCTGAGACCACGAATCACcggctctaccgactgagccagccaggcacccctcagaatTGCTTTTTAGAAACTGCGGaattaggagcacctgggtgcgtggggcctctgactcttgattcttgactcttgacctcagctcatgtcttgatcttggggtcttgatctcggggtggtgggtTCCGGGGCGGTGGGCTCCACAGTGGAAacttaaaacacttaaaacacttaaaacttaaaaacaggcaaacaaaacaaaaacaaaaacaaaacccactgtGGAGTTAGGCCTTAGCCCTCTGGGGTACCCTCGTTACTGTTCACCGCAACCAGATTGTGCGCTGAGTAATTGCACTTATCGCCACCCCCAAGCGCACGCCCCTTCTCATGTGCAGAATTCACACGGTCCACGCACCAGCCCAGCACTTCAACCCCACTCAACTCTGAGCAACCTCCCACATCACACATCCCCTCCCTCGCACCCAACGCCTACAGCCCAGCTTCACGCGCGATGTCAGCACAACCCGCGCCCACGCAACACCCGCCCACTGCACACGCCTAAGCACAACACGCCTCGCAAACGACACCTGGACGGGCAAATCCAGATGAAAACTAAGAGGCTTAATTCTCCCGGTTGAAAAGAAGAGGTGTGATCCCCCCCATCCCTGCTTTtgtttcagaatttctttcttggTCCTTTTCAAATCTATGTAAATCTCTACCGTGGTTAAGCAAGCCTTTGGGAATTCTCACAACTCGGGGACTCCCGGAGCTGGAAGTCCTctttttgaaatgcaaacatCTCGGGAGGTAGCTCCGGATCTCCCGCGTCCTGGGGAAAATAACAGCCTAACTTTGGTGGGGGCCTTGCTGCTAGATACTGAACCACCTCTGGTCAGAAGTAAGTGAGAAGCTTCTTTCTCCCCCGGATTAAAGCCAATGGCCAGGATAAAGTTAGGATGAACTGCGCGGGACAAAAGGTGTTGCTAAATCCTTTTACTGGAGGTCTAGTTGTTGTTTATCTTGGAAAGAAGACATGGGTTTTGAAATTTTATCCTGAAAACAGGGTGAGGGGTTGTACCTGCTTGGATACCTGAACAATTGCTTGTGtgaaactgaagggaaaaaatccACATTCAAAATGAGGTTGGGCTCAAtgagagcgtgtgactcttgatttcagtgtcctgagttcaagacccacgttgGAGGTGGACCTTGATGTGGGGGCCAGAAGTAGGTGgtcaaggaagaattcttgagatgttttcagTGCAGAAAGGTGCTTTTATTGTAGCACAGGGACaagacctgtgggcagaaagagctgcccgtGTGCAGTATGAAGCTGGTGGGTATATGCTTAGTGCTCAACGGAGAGGGGACATGCAGGGAAGAGTAGATTATAAATgccttcttcaaatttttttttaaagattttatttagttattttagagagaggaagggagagtgcacggggcagggggagggacagagggagacggagagaatctcaagtcgaccccttgctgagcacagagccactCGGCAcccactcagggctcaatcccaggaccctgaaaccatgacccgAGGggtaatcaagagtcagacactcaacactgagccacccaggtgcccctgttcctCAAATTTCCACTTGTAAAACTACCTTCAaaagatttctctggtgcttatcattcagttagatattaactattggTGACATGTACAGACAATCAGGAGACCCTTGAAGAATGtagtagccattaaaaaaaaaaaaaaagggatgtaGCAGCCAGCATGTATTTGATCCTTGTTGGAACTACGCAAGGCTTTAGATCAGCCTTCTGGGCTAAAGATGAGCATTTCTCTGCTTCTATCCCTCaccagagcttacttaaaaaaaaaaaaaaaaaaaaaagttgggaggCCAGAAAGGGGAGCTCTTATTGTCCTATCACTCTTGCAGCCCTTTCCAGAACCAACAAGaaacttagcttttttttttttttttaagattctatttatttaacagagagacagccggtgagagagggaacacaaaggggaagtgggagaggaagaagcaggctcccagcggggcagggaacccaatgcggggctcaatcccagaacactgggatcacgccctgagccaaaggcagacacttaacgaacgactaagccacccaggcgccccaaaacttagcttattaaaagagagagagaggggcgcttgggtggtgcagttgttaagcttctgccttcggctcagggagtgatcccagagttctgggatcgagccccacatcaggctcctccactaggagcctgcttcttcctctcccactccccctggttgtgttccctctctcgctggctgtctgtcaaattaataaataaaatctttaaaaaaaaaataaaagagagagagagagacttagcTTGTACTTGCAAGAGGAAAATCCTACAAGGAGATTTTCCCTTTacccagcaacagcccagccaatgtgAAACcatcacaactcagccaatgagaagtcAGGGTGCTTGGAACTCCCAGTTCTCTCCAATGGACTCTTTGTTTATaagagccccccctccccaactttCCCTTTTCCACTATAAAAGAGCAGTTCCTCTCCAGCCTTTCCTGTGATTTTATGAGTTTGCATGTCCTGGATAGCagttctctgctattcctgaataaacctaTTTTTGCTGGAAAAATAACTGACAATAtgagttgttggttttttgtttttttgtttttttgagagagaatgagagtgagtgCACAGGtgagcggggagggaggggcagagagagggagagagagagaatcttaagcaggctccacacccagtgcagaacgCAAAGCAGGCGGATCTCAGGGCCCTGCACCaccatgagctgaaatcaagagtcggatgttcaacccactgagccacccacgtgccccatgaCAGTGTTATCTTAATGCCTGTAATGTGCATCACATTCTGGTTTAATGCtttcaataataaaaactttCTGTGGGGATGCtcgggtggctgagtcggttaagcatctgccttcagctcaggtcatgatcccacggtcctggaatcgattcccgcatctggctccttgctcagcagggcagcctgcctctccctctccctctgcctgcctctccccctgcttgtgctctcacgctctcattctctctctctggcaaataaataaataaaatcttttttaaaaaattgtttttgtgtcTCTGCTACCTTGGTGGAGGTTTTCAGCGTTGGAAgaagattttgtcttttctttgcgtTTCCCAACACACCCACCAACCACGCTGTGCACCTGAGAAGCTACGTACCCTCCCTACATCCACGTTATTTGCAACTCCGGCTCTTCGCGCACCCCAACGTGGCACAGAATTGCAGACGGAGCCCAGCCCAGAAGGTGCACAACTCCAGCAGGCGGTGCTGTTTACCAGGGGACAAAGGCACCCCAGGCTCCGGCAGAGGGAACTCCAAGGACATCCCGGTCCCAGGAAACCGTCAGCCACTCTCTGTTGCCAGGCTGAGAGCAGAGAGATTGCGCCAAAAACCCTTCTGCCAGCCTTGGACCCCACCTGGAGGCCACTGCCAACTAGGGAGGCAGGGACTGGCTCTGAGGACCTGGAATGTCCCTCAAGCCTCCTGCTTCTCGAACCTTGCTCGAGAGCTAGAAGTGGTCCAGCCCCTGCCGAAAAATCAGGTCATGTGGGTGAGGAGAAGCTTTGGAGTGTGACTTCCTCCTGGACAAGTCTCTGCACTGGAGGGAGCCCCAATCCACATGATCTTGGTGCCCCCTGGCTCATGGCACACCCCCTGGCTCCTGGCGGGTCCTCAGTAAATGCCACATCATAATAATGGCTACTGTTCGAGTGCTTTCTATGGCAGTGTCATGAGCTTTCCATCTCACTCAAGACTCGTTAAGGTAGGTATAATTAttatcctattttacagatgtcTGTCTGCCGCACAGAGAGCTTGAGGCACGCAGCTAGAGAGGGCTGAGCTGGGATCCAAACCCATATagtcgatcccagagcactgggcgGGAGCTGGCACACCTCTCCTTCTCAACTTCCCCCTGAGACTTCACCGGGTGGCCCAGGAGAGGCTCCATCCTCTGCACTCCGCCTCTCAGGGCTTTCCGAGTCggtccttccctcctcctggagCTCCTGATCTGTGCCTCTGCCTGGCTGGGTACCAGGGGCACAGAGAAGACCCCGACATGGATTCACCCCCAAGAAGGCGGGATGTTTTCacccagagtcacatgctcagaTGCTTCAGGCACAGGCAGAAAAGCTAAATGGAATGAAGCAAGTGGGTGACAGGTAATAGGGAATGGTGGGGATTGTGGCAATATGGAGGGCTTATTCTGGCTGAAGGGTAAGGTGGGGGTTTGAATGCTGAGCTAAATCTggatttcttattaatttgtttttctttgccacAGGGACTGTGTCCAAAATGCAAGCCCAAGGTAATGCTGGAGGTTCATATCCCACCTCCCAAATTCCAAACATACACTATGCAAGATATAGTAGgtattgctttcttcttcttttttaagattttatttatttgacagagagagagtgagagagcaaagcagggggagcagggagagggagagggagaagtagagaagcagactccccattgagtagggagcctgacacagggctcaattccaggaccctgagatcatgacctgcgctgaaggtaggtacccgactgagccacccaggctcccctcttcttgttttttcttttttttaaagattttatttatggggcacctgggtggggctcagtcagttaagcatctgcctttggctcaggtcatgatcccagggtcctgggatcgagccccacatcagcctccttgctcagcggggagtctgcttctccctctgcctgcagctccccctgcttgtgcagtctcaatctctctctctctcttccagctctgtgttaaataaataaataaataaaatctttaaaaataaataaataaagattttatttatttgagagagagagagcaagtgagcgagagggagcacaagccgaggggagggacagaggtagaaggagaagcaggctccctaaaGTAATCCGTACCCGCAACATGGAGCTTAAACTTActaccctgagattaagagtcacatgctctaccgactgagccagtcaggcaccccttctttttcttccttttaaaacagatacctgagggatgcctgggtggctcagtcaatttagtgtctgcctttggctcaggtcatgatctcagggtcctgggatcgagccctgtgtcaagctctctgctcggcgggaagcctgcttctccctctttttctgctgctccccctgcttgtgctcttttgctctctctgtcaaataaataaataaatcttaaaataaaataaaataaaataaaataaaataaaataaaataaaatacctgagcTCCAAAGCAAGACAGAACCTTCCTAGTGctagaaataaagaaggaaatcaaagCCACAGCAGTGAGAGTGGCTGAAGTCAAGCAGTCCCCAGGGATGCTGGGATCCCGAGGACTGGGGTTCTAATCCCCACATAGGGACAGAGGTCAAGCTGAGGCCCCAGGAACAGCACAGAACTGAAACTCCGCGCCCTGCACAAAGCTAGGAGCTGAGAATGGGCTGTCTGTTCTGGGcgcagaagacagagaaaaaaaatccatccacaGGCCCTGGGATGCCATAGAGAAGGAAGCCACCCAACAGGGAGGGGGCGGGAAAAGTCACTGCAGGAAAGCAGAGCCCCAAGGTTCACCAAAGCACGGGCTTGGATTCTGACCAAATCTCTGGTAGGAACACCTGCTCTGAGAAACTCATGAATAAAATGGTCAGAAACTTGTGTTGCCTGTAAGAATGTGGTAGAAACCAAAGCAAGCTGGCCCCCCGGGGATGGCAGTGGGGCCCAGGGGACTCAGGGGACTCCTGCAGGCAGGAGAAACACGAAGAGGTCAAAAAAACCTTCCATGGTGACACCACCATGGGAAAAGCCAACCCGTTGTACAGATGATAGTAACCACACCATGCTCCCTCCCTAATGCTGTTTTATAACTGGGGGAGCTGAGGGTCACTGAGCTTAAGCAAGTGACCTAAGGTCAGTTAGCAATCGAAGTCTTTAATCTCTGTGACTCAGtcttctcagctgtaaaatgagaataattttagCGTCCCTCCCTCATTAGGATTGTtgcaaagataaaatgagatgggCCCCGGAAAGTACTTaatagaacaatgcctggcacataataataGCGTTAATACAGAGAAAGTAAGTTTTAAAGGTTcagagataggggcgcctgggtagcgcagtcgttaagcgtctgccttcggctcagggcttgatcctggcattccaggatcgagtcccacatcgggctcctcggctgggagcctgcttcttcctctccctctcccctgctgtgttccctctctcgctggctgtctctctgtcacataaataaatgaaatctttaaaaaaaaataaaggttcagagataaagaaggaaTAGGGACATTATGAGGAAAGAATTGGTGCATTAGGAAGAGGAattctggaggggcgcctgggcggctcagtcggttaggtgtcgacccttggtttcagctcaggtcatgatctcagggtggtgagatagagctgggcattgggctccatgggaggggagtctgcttgtctctctgccccaactccccacccccgctcatgctctccctgtgcctcaaataaataagtaaatctttaaaaaaaaaaaaaaaggagtttatcAGAGAGGAGGCACACTGGCTATAACTGCAGTCAGATTTCTGGATTCACACCCAGCCCTGTGCAGCGCCAGTCAGGGGACCTTAGACATGTCACTCGGCCTCTCTGACATTCATTTTCCCATCTACAGAATTGCAACCAGGGAGAGAGTCAAGTCTAAGTATAGGCTCTGGAATTGGACCGTCAGAGTTCGTGCTGACCCCAGCTAGGCGAGCCTTGGCCATGTTCCTTAGCTTCTCTGCCTCAGACTCTCATCTCTGAAATAAAGTGGtttatgaagataaaatgagctAATATACATAaacctatatacatatatgtgtatataccatATACGTAAAACAGACATAAATACTTAGATACAATCCTGGCACCTAAGTGTCAATGAGCTTGTGAGGTTATTGTAGAGATGAAATGAGTTGACTGGCGTGAGAACGTGGGAGACGGTCCGTAAAGGCTAGTGATGACCACGCCTTCCCGGCCGGCTGCCTCTTCCCGGGGCCCCCACTGCCGCTGAGGGAACGATCACTGAACGATGGGGTGGTGGCAACGGCAGGCAAGTGAGGGAGATGGGTGCAGGCCAAGTCACTGGAGGGAAAAGGCCCCTTTGTACCCAGGATgcagctctccctcctctgctggatTTGAGAGGAGGACGGGAGTGCAGCATCctcaccttcccctcccctcccatacAAGGCCATTTACATCAAAGGAGGAAGAAGTCATTGAGTTTATTGGAGGAGTGCAAGGGGAGCCAAAGTTTCattggtacacacacacacacacacacatacacacatacacacatccacGGTGCTCTAGAGGTCGACGCTGTCTGCTCAGGGTCCCAGATTTCAGAATCAGGTACGGATCTCAGGGGCCTAAGGAGGCCCAGGCTATGGAGAAGAAATGGTGAGGTTCCAGAAGCTCACCCCCTGCATACCAGGCCTTAGGAACCCTTTCCGCTCTCCCTGCCTGAGAACCACTTCCAGCCCTACtcatctccctctttctcccccttttttaGGGGGCAGTTCCCGGCTCACCTGAAGGGAATCATCTAGTGCTCCAGGTGCCCATGtgaccccctcctccccatgctgGTTCTGGCCCACTGGGATTATCCATGTCCATGTTCTCATAGGAGTCCGCATCTGATCAGGACCAGGAAGGGTAAGACACAGCTAGGGTCAGAGGTAGACTGGGAGAGGGTGAGCCTCAGAGGACAACAGGGGACAGCGGCAGAAGGACCCACCTTCCTCATGACTGGGTCCAGGCTGGGCCCGGATGGAGCGGAGCTGGGGGGCGGCATACAGGATCCCTCTCATATCCTCATAGgactgggagcctgcttgggcAGGAGAGTTGGAGGCCTAGAGCCACGCTGGGCTTGGGGAAGGGAAGTGCAGCCTAAGACACGGGATAtttgaggggcagaggaaggcgGAGGGCTTGACCCATGCTGTACTAGGAGGAAAACGTTAGGGACAGCGTCAGATTCAGGACGCTTGTGAAGGGCTTGGTCAGATGCAGGTTAGCTTATGATCACTGTCAAGAACAGACCTGGCAGAAGTCAAAGTCAGAGTCGTGAGGAGGTTGTAGAGACAACTGGGGTCAAAGCTGTGGTTTGTATGGGGGCTGGGGTGAGGTGGAGGTCAAAATCCAAGCTGGAATCACACTGGTATCAGAGCTGGTGTTCAGAGTTAGGGGTGGGGTAAATACTGGGATTAGGATTGGGGTTGAGGTTAGTGTTAGGAATTGATCCAAGGCCAGAATTATAGCTGGGGTCAGAGTCAAGGTCAAGGTTGAGGTTGAGCCTGGAGTCAGAGCCCAGAGCCAGGTCAACCCAATGTGTCCAAGGCAGGACGGGTCCTAGCATTTCTCACCAAGAGAGGTTGCTTCCCTGCTGGGGTCCCAGGCTGACCCATGGGGGCTCAGGAAGTCTAGAGAAGAGAGAGGCAAGTTATTCCTCCTGGCCTCCAggtcacacatacacacacccccacaccccacatTAATGTCACCGTCCTCACACATACCTACTGTCCTGGTGACTGGCTGGGCCAGCTCTTCATCCTCATTCTCATAAGACTCGGCGGCTgcaggaaaaaagagaactcCAGGGACCGGTCCTGTCCTTTAGGGGCTCCACAGCCGTCCGGGTCCTCTTAAGCCTCTGAGGCCCCACAAGGCCCCCAAATTACCGCTGGAGAAGGAGTCTTCATCCTCAGGACCCAAGGCCCCATCCTCGGGGTTCTCATAGCCGCTGCCATCTGGTGGAGAAGGAGGGGGGTCCAGCGAGGGCCCACAGCCCACCGCTGGGAAGGCGGGGGAGCCGCGGGGGGGCGCAATCTTACCCTGGGAGAGTTGGTCCTGCCCACGGTTGGAGTCATTCTCGTAGAACTCGGAGCCTTCCTCACTGTCCGGCTCCTCATaggcctccccttcctcttcttctgggccTGGGGTTTGGGGATGCGAGTGGGAACCGAGTCACAGCCCCCTTCCTCCAGGCCCCAGTCCAGTATTCCTGCCGCAGACCGCTCCAACACCCCTCACAtgaggacacccccccccaaggCTCCCTCAAATCACCTGCCGGCGGCGGGCTCCGGGACCCCGAGGCTCCAGCCTCCGGGACGTCGCTGCGCGGGCTTCCGTAAGACTGGACGGCGGCCCCCAGGCCTGCAGCCCACCTCAGGGCGCGTCCTGGGGGGAGCAGCGTTTTAGCGGGAGAGAAGAGATGCGGGCGATCAAGGCTAAGGGTCTGCGAGGTTGGGCAGGGACAGGAAGCTCCCGGCTCCGCGGGGGCCTTCGCggctgggccccaggccctgAGCCTAGGGGGCGAGATCTACGCCTGGGGGCGCGGCCTCAGTTTCGGGGGAGGTGCGGCTCTCGGAACTGGACTTCAGGTCCCGCGTCCTGGGGGCGGGGCCATGAGCTCTGGGGGCGGGCCCTGGGTCTAGGGGCGGGGCTAGAATCTGAGAGGGGCTCCGCCCTCTAGGGCGGGCTCTTTTTTTCTGAAGGCGGAGCTCCCgagctgggggaggctgggcgCTGCCGGGATTGGAGTGACGCGAAAAGGGGTGGGGCTCTAGCTCGGAGTCCAAGAGCGGGGGGTGCCGCCTACCGGTGCCGGAGGTGGGCGTGGGAAGGGAGAGCACGTTCCCGTACTGATTCTGGGCCCCGCTGCCCGGGGGAGGCGTCACTTTGAAGAACCTGGCGGAGGAAGGGGAGTTGCACTGTGAGGCCTGGCCCTCAGAGTATAAAACGTAGTCACGTGTATTTAGCTCCTCTGTTCCGCCGCAGCCTACAGAGGGGTCTGGAATTACTCCAAGGAGGTCTTCACAGGGGGAGGTAGCTTTGGAGCTGGGCTTTGAAGTTTGTGCAGTATTTCAACGGTAGAGGTGGGGAATGACACGCTGAGAAGAGGAAACAGTAAGTGCAAAGCATTGAGCAAAAAGTGCAGGGATGGGAGACTGCGGGGGCGCTCGCGTCATTACCTTCTGGTGGGATCGGTCATTcgctttcttttcctcctgaggATCAGGGCTGGTGAGAGTTAAGGGGCGTGATCAGAGGAGGCAGGGTGAAGATGGGCGGGGTGCTGGGGAAGTCACTGGGGTcaatggaggggaggggacttcAAAGTCCAAGGGGCCCGGTAAGTTTGGAGGGCGGTTAGAAGAGTGGGGAGCAGGACTGGAGGTCTGTGAAGGAGGTatgggaggagaaagaggtggTTGTCAGACTGGCCGGTGTGGGCCGTCCTGGGGAAGATGGGGTAGCTTGGGCAGACGGGCGGGGGGGCATGACTCACCTCTTCGAAGATGAAGAAAGCTCACCAGGGATCCCAGGCAGAAGATCAGATAAAGTAATGGCACAACAGGGACTTTCCAGCCACCAGTCTCCAGCAGCCAATACCTTACTGCTGGGGAGAAGCAGCCATGAGACCGGGACCCCAGGCTGGCATGTTGCCTCCCAGCCTCAAGACCTCAAAGGGCCATAAGTCTGGGAGACACGGACAAGACACAGATCCTCAAAATCACAAGCTACAAGGAGggctggcctccctccctctgagGTCAGGGACTGTGCcccagagcctgacctggggcctggggcagtATCTATGCAACAAACCATGACTATAGTCAGACTCTGTGTTAGGATTCAGGGGAGCATGATGATAAGCTTCCTGCTGCAGTGAGGGCCAATCATGTTCAAAGTGAAGGTCAGAGTCCAGTTCGCAAGGTTAGAGGTAGGAAGCAGCAACGTACTGGAGTGAAGTGTGGAGCGAAAGTTGAGGTTGAGGTTGAGTTTGAGAACTGTGGTTAGGGTAGCAGGGGAGGATTGTATTAAGGGAGACAGAAGGGGCAGAGCTCTGTGACCAGTTTGATGAaagggtgagggaaggaaggcTACCCAGGTTCCTGGCTTCGGCCCGTGGGCAGGTGGTAGTGGCCTTCGCTGACACAGAGACACCCAAAAGACTATGCTTGGGGAAGACGTCAAGTgtgattttgtatattttgagcCTGGGGGGCATCAAATGACAGGAAGTGGCTGGGGGTGAGGTGTATGGAGTCTGGAATCGAGTCACTAATGCATGGTGGCCTAAGGAGCCATGGGAGTAAAGGAGGTCAGACAGGAAGAGAGTGTAGACAAGGACAAGAGAAAGTGCTGTTGGGATAAGACGAGGCCTCAGAGCTCCAACagtgaggagtgggggagggaggaagactcTTCCAAAGCCGATGGGAAGGAGCAACCAGTGGTAGGAGAAGACCCAGAAAAGTAGTGATTTGGAAACAAGGGAGAACAGAGGTGGGGTCAGTGGTCAGTATAGAAGCTGCGGTTCGGGATGAGCCTGGGGGTGCCAAGGTTGGGGGTGCCAAGGTTGACTGGCTCCCGATTCCTCCCAGTAGCCCCCATACAGATGCCCTGCAATTGGGAGAAACTCTACCTGACTGGGCAATGACCTTCAGCTGCATCTCGATGGTCATGTTGCCGTGGTAACAATGATAGATGCCAGCATCTCCAACTGTGGCCTGGGGCAGCAACAGAACAGCCCCTCCCCTGAGGGTGCCCAGGACCCACATCTCTCTGCCTGGGGCATCCTCCCTCAGGTTTAAGCTCAGCAAGGAGATGTTATGCTTCTTGGGGCGCACGTGGGTCCAGGAGATGGGGCCTCTGGCCACGGAGGCAGGGGGCACCTCACAGGGCAGCCAGAATGTGGAGCCACGGGCCACGGTGaggtctggggcagggagagcCAAGGCTAGGAGGGTGTAATCCTTGAGGTCTCCT encodes the following:
- the CD19 gene encoding B-lymphocyte antigen CD19; the protein is MPPPLLLFFLLFLTPEGVRPQKTLLVEAKEGAKAELPCLKGPSDGPLEQQAWFRGSQSELGYGSQGLGIRKGSLGVQLFVFNVSDQMGGFYLCQLGPPSEQAWQSGWTVSVEGSGELFRWNASALNDSGCGLGNRSSEGPKPSSGYPTSSQLYVWAKDHPETWEIGPECAPASLNQTFNQDLTVARGSTFWLPCEVPPASVARGPISWTHVRPKKHNISLLSLNLREDAPGREMWVLGTLRGGAVLLLPQATVGDAGIYHCYHGNMTIEMQLKVIAQSVRYWLLETGGWKVPVVPLLYLIFCLGSLVSFLHLRRALILRRKRKRMTDPTRRFFKVTPPPGSGAQNQYGNVLSLPTPTSGTGRALRWAAGLGAAVQSYGSPRSDVPEAGASGSRSPPPAGPEEEEGEAYEEPDSEEGSEFYENDSNRGQDQLSQDGSGYENPEDGALGPEDEDSFSSAAESYENEDEELAQPVTRTVDFLSPHGSAWDPSREATSLGSQSYEDMRGILYAAPQLRSIRAQPGPSHEEDADSYENMDMDNPSGPEPAWGGGGHMGTWSTR